A stretch of Natronococcus sp. CG52 DNA encodes these proteins:
- a CDS encoding MATE family efflux transporter, translated as MVRRVPNPIRLVILWIGLALARLGLIEAERAQRTTDLAWPRVVTGLARMSKNAVDVAMVGVAVGSTAIAGVGFASPFWGLAFAIGGGVAGGTIALVSQRYGAESFDSLGQAVRCSTVLVILLTLPVTAVFWTYPAELISLIGNDPETIDLGATYLQIVGLGIPFAGLNLIGSRTFVGMDDAWTPMIVRAGGAVANIALNAILIFGLGLGVAGAAMGTVLANVVVTATFALGLVAGWLPGVGTFPVSIDPFGSYFHAETVRDLTTIGLPVLGTKSVWTIAEFPMLAIVALFGPQVVAAYVIARRIWGLMNTPGWGFGLAASSLVGQELGGGDEVQAERYGREIIRFAVAIYVVAAVIVFVSAEPIVLLFTDDPAELSIPTAVSLIYAACLAVILKGVSTGADGALKASGDTRWPFYSQLVGMFGLAIPLAYLGAAGLTIPSLSVPVLGLTVPGVSIPALGLTGLYLAFVAETAAPAAINYYRFSTGQWKVISRGYRPDAAPADD; from the coding sequence GTGGTTCGTCGCGTTCCCAACCCGATCCGGCTGGTTATCCTCTGGATCGGGCTCGCGCTTGCCCGTCTCGGCCTGATCGAGGCCGAGCGAGCGCAGCGTACGACGGACCTCGCGTGGCCCCGCGTCGTCACCGGGCTCGCGCGGATGTCGAAGAACGCCGTCGACGTCGCGATGGTCGGCGTCGCAGTCGGCTCCACGGCGATCGCCGGCGTCGGCTTCGCCTCGCCGTTCTGGGGGCTCGCCTTCGCCATCGGCGGCGGCGTCGCCGGCGGGACGATCGCGCTCGTTTCCCAGCGCTACGGCGCCGAATCGTTCGATTCGCTCGGACAGGCCGTCCGCTGCAGTACCGTTCTGGTCATCCTCCTCACGCTGCCGGTTACGGCCGTGTTCTGGACCTATCCGGCCGAGCTAATCTCGCTAATCGGTAACGATCCCGAGACGATCGATCTGGGCGCGACGTACCTGCAGATCGTCGGTCTCGGCATTCCCTTCGCCGGTCTCAACCTCATCGGCAGCCGCACGTTCGTCGGGATGGACGACGCCTGGACGCCGATGATCGTCCGCGCGGGAGGCGCCGTCGCCAACATCGCGCTCAACGCGATTCTCATCTTCGGGCTCGGACTGGGCGTCGCCGGCGCGGCGATGGGAACCGTCCTCGCGAACGTCGTCGTCACCGCGACCTTCGCCCTGGGGCTCGTCGCGGGCTGGCTCCCCGGCGTGGGCACGTTCCCGGTCAGCATCGACCCCTTCGGGAGCTACTTCCACGCGGAGACCGTCCGGGATTTGACAACGATCGGCCTCCCCGTGCTGGGGACGAAGTCGGTCTGGACGATCGCCGAGTTCCCGATGCTCGCCATCGTCGCGCTCTTCGGCCCGCAGGTCGTCGCCGCCTACGTCATCGCCCGACGTATCTGGGGGCTGATGAACACCCCTGGCTGGGGCTTCGGGCTGGCTGCCTCGAGCCTCGTCGGCCAGGAACTCGGCGGCGGCGACGAAGTCCAGGCGGAACGGTACGGCCGGGAGATCATCCGGTTCGCCGTCGCCATCTACGTCGTCGCGGCCGTGATCGTCTTCGTTTCCGCGGAGCCGATCGTTCTCCTCTTTACCGACGATCCGGCCGAACTCTCGATCCCAACCGCGGTCTCGCTCATCTACGCGGCCTGCCTCGCCGTCATCCTGAAGGGCGTCTCGACGGGCGCCGACGGCGCGCTCAAGGCCAGCGGCGACACGCGCTGGCCCTTCTACAGCCAACTCGTCGGGATGTTCGGGCTCGCGATCCCGCTGGCGTACCTCGGCGCCGCAGGGCTCACGATCCCGTCGCTGTCGGTTCCGGTGCTCGGCCTGACCGTTCCCGGGGTCTCGATTCCGGCGCTCGGTCTGACGGGGCTGTACCTCGCCTTCGTCGCCGAGACCGCCGCCCCGGCCGCGATCAACTACTACCGGTTCTCGACCGGGCAGTGGAAGGTGATCAGCCGGGGCTACCGACCGGACGCGGCACCCGCCGACGACTGA
- a CDS encoding aldehyde dehydrogenase family protein: MSQQTGTQTHRHYIAGEWIDGTGSETFESENPATGETLAEFHRGTADDVDAALEAAEDAYDEWRELSYIDRAEYLWDIYHELRERTDELGEIVTRECGKEISEGKADVIEAYHMVEWAAANARHPHGDVIPSEIPSKDAYMRRKPRGVIGCVTPWNFPVAIPFWHMAVALVEGNTVVWKPAEQTPWCGQIIAEMFEDAGVPEGVFNMVQGFGDAGAAITDDERVDTVLFTGSAEVGHEIASKVGGEPGKLAACEMGGKNGVIVADDADLDTAVHSAVMSSFKTTGQRCVSSERLIVHEDVYDEFKERFVEVAENVAVGDPLEEDTFMGPAIEAEHVEKIHKHNELAREEGAEVLVDRAELDESEIPEGHDEGHWVGPFVYETEYDSDLRCLQEECFGPHVALIEYSGEMDRALEIHNDTNYGLAGAIISEDYRKIHQFRDDAEVGLAYANLPCIGAEVHLPFGGVKKSGNGYPSAREVIEAVTERTAFTLNNSDDIEMAQGLSADITTQND, translated from the coding sequence ATGAGTCAGCAGACAGGGACGCAGACGCATCGACACTACATCGCCGGCGAGTGGATCGACGGCACCGGCTCCGAGACGTTCGAGAGCGAGAACCCGGCGACGGGAGAGACCCTCGCGGAGTTCCACCGCGGAACGGCCGACGACGTCGACGCCGCCCTCGAGGCCGCCGAGGACGCCTACGACGAGTGGCGCGAACTCTCCTACATCGACCGCGCCGAGTACCTCTGGGACATCTACCACGAACTGCGCGAACGAACCGACGAACTCGGGGAGATCGTGACCAGGGAGTGCGGCAAGGAGATCTCGGAGGGGAAAGCCGACGTCATCGAGGCCTACCACATGGTCGAGTGGGCCGCGGCGAACGCCCGCCACCCCCACGGCGACGTGATCCCGAGCGAGATCCCCTCGAAAGACGCCTACATGCGCCGGAAACCTCGCGGCGTCATCGGCTGCGTCACCCCCTGGAACTTCCCGGTCGCGATCCCGTTCTGGCACATGGCCGTCGCGCTCGTCGAGGGCAACACGGTCGTCTGGAAGCCCGCCGAGCAGACGCCGTGGTGCGGCCAGATCATCGCCGAAATGTTCGAGGACGCCGGCGTTCCCGAGGGCGTCTTCAACATGGTCCAGGGCTTCGGCGACGCCGGCGCGGCGATCACCGACGACGAGCGCGTCGACACCGTCCTCTTTACCGGATCGGCGGAGGTCGGTCACGAGATCGCGAGCAAGGTCGGCGGCGAACCCGGCAAGCTCGCGGCCTGCGAGATGGGCGGCAAAAACGGGGTCATCGTCGCGGACGACGCCGACCTCGACACCGCCGTTCACTCCGCGGTCATGTCCAGCTTCAAGACGACCGGCCAGCGCTGCGTCTCGAGCGAGCGCCTGATCGTCCACGAGGACGTCTACGACGAGTTCAAAGAGCGCTTCGTCGAGGTCGCCGAGAACGTCGCGGTCGGCGATCCCCTGGAAGAGGACACGTTCATGGGGCCGGCCATCGAGGCCGAGCACGTCGAGAAGATTCACAAACACAACGAACTCGCCCGCGAGGAGGGAGCCGAGGTGCTGGTCGACCGCGCGGAACTCGACGAGAGCGAGATCCCGGAGGGTCACGACGAGGGCCACTGGGTCGGGCCGTTCGTCTACGAGACCGAGTACGACTCCGACCTGCGCTGTCTCCAGGAGGAGTGTTTCGGTCCCCACGTCGCCCTGATCGAGTACTCGGGCGAGATGGATCGGGCGCTCGAGATCCACAACGACACGAACTACGGACTCGCCGGTGCGATCATCTCCGAGGACTACCGTAAGATCCACCAGTTCCGCGACGACGCGGAGGTCGGACTCGCGTACGCGAACCTGCCGTGTATCGGCGCGGAGGTCCACCTGCCCTTCGGCGGCGTCAAGAAGTCCGGTAACGGCTACCCGAGCGCTCGCGAGGTCATCGAAGCCGTCACCGAGCGCACCGCGTTCACGCTCAACAACTCCGACGACATCGAGATGGCCCAGGGCCTCTCGGCCGACATCACGACCCAGAACGACTGA
- a CDS encoding universal stress protein has protein sequence MYDAILIPTDGRENTERAIEEAIELARVHDATLHALYVINSAEIAPGMDFDDLEPAGEEAVSYVASRASEADVDDVRTTVTHGLRHRAILDYADEQDVDLIVMGRNRGLERFLRKSVSSQVATESSRPVLVVE, from the coding sequence ATGTACGACGCGATTCTGATCCCCACGGACGGCCGCGAGAACACCGAGCGAGCGATCGAGGAGGCGATCGAACTCGCGCGCGTCCACGACGCGACGCTGCACGCACTGTACGTCATCAACTCGGCCGAAATCGCGCCCGGAATGGACTTCGACGACCTCGAGCCTGCGGGCGAGGAAGCGGTGTCGTACGTCGCTTCACGCGCGAGCGAGGCGGACGTCGACGACGTTCGAACGACGGTCACCCACGGGCTTCGTCACCGTGCGATTCTCGATTACGCCGACGAACAGGACGTCGACCTCATCGTTATGGGTCGAAACCGGGGTCTCGAACGATTCCTTCGTAAGAGCGTCTCCAGCCAGGTCGCGACGGAGTCCTCGCGACCCGTGCTCGTCGTCGAGTGA
- a CDS encoding NAD-dependent epimerase/dehydratase family protein, whose protein sequence is MRWPVITAEGASIRDAIVRIDRSEGKGIVVVDEQRRPVRTVTSDRLRRELYEGATPATPISSVVDDAPPGRAASDNRSLDVAAGGLETGATAAPDSGSDAVETVLVVGGAGYVGSVLCRILLEEGFAVRVLDPLMYGDAGVAELADHDRFTLHRGDARSLETVLDAIEGVDAVVHLGGIVGDPATELDPRKTLEYNLHSTRLLASVCKYHQLNRFVFASTCSVYGKSENAAGRLAEDDELNPVSLYARMKIQSERLLRDLADEQFSPTILRMATVYGYSPRMRFDLVGNILPAKAHEQGVIPVFGGDQYRPNVHVEDAASTYVDCLTAPLEDVAGEVFNVGSNEQNYRIDELATVVADAFPDAEIEYHEEQTDERSYRVEFEKIRSALEFEPERTIRDHCLELKVAFESDEFPAHTSTRFSNYATLESAPSFEETEAVIDEHEPPTFDERDERTPTPDARSDGKQSTGMH, encoded by the coding sequence ATGAGATGGCCAGTGATCACAGCGGAGGGAGCGTCGATCCGTGACGCGATTGTTCGGATCGATCGATCGGAAGGGAAGGGTATCGTCGTCGTCGACGAGCAACGTCGACCCGTGAGAACCGTGACGAGCGACCGACTCAGGCGAGAACTGTACGAGGGCGCGACGCCGGCGACGCCGATTTCGTCTGTCGTCGACGACGCGCCCCCCGGACGAGCGGCGAGCGACAACCGCTCTCTCGACGTGGCGGCCGGTGGGCTCGAGACCGGAGCGACTGCCGCGCCCGATTCGGGATCGGACGCCGTCGAAACCGTTCTCGTGGTCGGCGGCGCCGGCTACGTCGGCTCGGTGCTCTGTCGAATCCTGCTCGAGGAGGGGTTCGCGGTTCGCGTTCTCGATCCGCTCATGTACGGCGACGCCGGCGTCGCAGAGCTCGCGGATCACGACCGGTTCACGCTCCACCGGGGTGACGCCCGGTCGCTCGAGACGGTGCTGGACGCGATCGAAGGAGTCGATGCCGTCGTCCACCTCGGCGGAATCGTCGGCGACCCGGCGACCGAACTCGATCCCCGAAAGACCCTCGAGTACAACCTCCACTCGACGCGACTGCTCGCGTCCGTCTGCAAGTACCACCAGCTCAACCGGTTCGTATTCGCCTCGACCTGCAGCGTCTACGGAAAGAGCGAGAACGCAGCCGGGCGACTGGCCGAAGACGACGAACTCAATCCGGTCTCGCTGTACGCGCGGATGAAGATCCAGTCCGAGCGACTGCTCCGCGATCTCGCGGACGAACAGTTCTCGCCGACGATCCTCCGCATGGCGACGGTCTACGGCTACTCGCCCCGGATGCGGTTCGATCTCGTCGGAAATATCCTTCCCGCGAAGGCCCACGAGCAGGGTGTCATCCCCGTCTTCGGCGGCGACCAGTACCGGCCGAACGTTCACGTCGAAGACGCCGCGAGCACCTACGTCGACTGTCTGACCGCACCGCTCGAGGACGTCGCCGGCGAGGTGTTCAACGTCGGCTCGAACGAGCAGAACTACCGAATCGACGAACTCGCGACGGTCGTCGCGGACGCGTTCCCGGACGCCGAGATCGAGTATCACGAGGAGCAAACCGACGAGCGAAGCTACCGCGTCGAGTTCGAGAAGATCCGATCGGCCCTCGAGTTCGAACCCGAGCGGACCATCCGCGATCACTGTCTCGAACTGAAGGTGGCGTTTGAGAGCGACGAGTTTCCGGCGCACACCTCGACCCGGTTCAGCAACTACGCGACGCTCGAGAGCGCCCCCTCCTTCGAGGAGACGGAGGCGGTGATCGACGAACACGAACCCCCTACGTTCGACGAACGGGACGAACGGACGCCCACTCCCGACGCGCGGAGTGACGGCAAGCAGTCGACCGGAATGCACTGA
- a CDS encoding sodium-dependent transporter: protein MAMVGGMIGAGNIWRFPYIMGENGGGAFVLAFASLLFVLAAPGLMAEVALGRYTNKGVIGAFRDIVGPGGLAGFGVVVLLVNIALMSYYAPVIGWTLYYAVHSLLFTFTASGFQAEAFMNELFANSSLMIGLHTLVMGSIAGILLLGIRRGLERIVVYAVPALVVSLVVVMIRGLTLPGAADGIAFAFTVDWTYLTYSSTWIAALGQALFSTGLGWGIALTVGSYLREYDDAPLGGGLFTAVGDSSVGILAALAIFPVVFAVDGVEPDAGAGLTFVSLVQVFPEIPLGGLVAIVFFIGFFLATFTSGLVITEVGVTTVSEETRFTRTQTVLGVCGLIWLLGLPSAYSVEILDYIDFIIGSWALPLATLSIITAIGWILSPDRLRLLAVNRNAGIYIGSWWNPVIKYIIPAVMIFIMGYYAYDEFGSPEMIGGAVILVTFPIISYAIMSVVDRDQTNADSGAAAAPGGDD from the coding sequence ATGGCGATGGTTGGCGGGATGATCGGTGCTGGAAACATCTGGCGATTTCCATACATCATGGGGGAGAACGGAGGCGGTGCGTTCGTTCTCGCTTTCGCCTCGCTATTGTTTGTCCTCGCAGCACCCGGACTGATGGCGGAAGTGGCGTTGGGCCGGTACACGAACAAGGGAGTCATCGGCGCGTTCCGTGATATCGTCGGTCCGGGGGGACTGGCCGGGTTCGGCGTCGTAGTCCTGTTAGTAAACATCGCCCTCATGTCGTACTACGCCCCCGTGATCGGGTGGACGCTGTACTACGCCGTCCACTCGCTGTTGTTTACGTTCACGGCATCCGGCTTCCAAGCCGAAGCCTTCATGAACGAGCTCTTCGCGAACTCGAGTCTCATGATCGGGCTGCACACGCTCGTAATGGGAAGTATCGCCGGCATTCTCCTGCTCGGGATCCGACGAGGGCTCGAGCGGATCGTCGTGTACGCCGTGCCGGCACTGGTGGTTTCGCTGGTGGTCGTGATGATCCGCGGGCTCACGCTTCCCGGTGCCGCCGATGGGATCGCGTTTGCGTTTACCGTCGACTGGACGTACCTCACCTACAGCAGTACCTGGATCGCGGCGCTCGGGCAGGCGCTGTTCTCGACGGGACTCGGCTGGGGGATCGCCCTGACCGTCGGCAGCTACCTCCGGGAGTACGACGATGCCCCGCTCGGGGGCGGTCTCTTCACTGCAGTCGGTGACTCGAGCGTCGGTATCCTTGCAGCGCTCGCGATTTTCCCGGTCGTTTTCGCAGTCGACGGGGTCGAACCGGACGCAGGCGCCGGGCTCACGTTCGTCTCGCTCGTGCAGGTCTTCCCCGAGATTCCGCTGGGAGGACTCGTTGCGATCGTGTTTTTCATCGGATTCTTTCTTGCGACGTTTACGTCGGGACTGGTTATCACCGAAGTCGGCGTGACGACCGTCTCCGAGGAAACGCGATTCACTCGCACACAGACGGTTCTCGGCGTTTGCGGACTTATCTGGCTGCTCGGCCTGCCGAGTGCTTATTCCGTTGAAATCCTCGACTACATCGATTTCATTATCGGCAGCTGGGCGCTGCCGCTCGCGACACTGTCGATTATCACTGCTATCGGTTGGATATTGAGTCCCGATCGGCTCCGATTGCTCGCGGTTAATCGGAACGCCGGCATTTATATCGGTAGCTGGTGGAATCCGGTCATCAAGTACATCATTCCCGCTGTAATGATTTTCATCATGGGCTACTACGCCTACGACGAGTTCGGCTCTCCCGAAATGATCGGCGGTGCAGTCATCCTCGTTACGTTCCCGATTATCAGCTACGCGATCATGTCCGTCGTGGATCGGGATCAAACGAACGCCGATTCCGGAGCGGCGGCCGCTCCGGGAGGTGACGACTAA
- a CDS encoding helix-turn-helix domain-containing protein yields the protein MDSDPDASAFEGHVPRGARLTLEVWHPDCWTLETTEKTDAGLIAHTVFNAADGKVKGHFTVYGDSFESVDALIEATRESELTSSVAEMQRRYEFEHRGPTPGNTTKELFVEYEPRNTISDGLVSQGFLQDAPVRIRDGLEYWSVFVDETDRDALNERLEAIRTEYGAEISVTKIYSHESRSADIPRRVDTLSERQREIYELACEHDYYAWPREITTRELADQAGLAKTTLLEHLRKAEAKLLNPDDDVDSL from the coding sequence ATGGACTCAGATCCAGATGCTTCCGCGTTCGAGGGACACGTTCCCCGCGGTGCGCGCCTCACCCTCGAGGTCTGGCACCCGGACTGCTGGACGCTCGAGACGACCGAGAAGACGGACGCGGGCCTGATCGCACACACGGTGTTCAACGCGGCCGACGGGAAGGTCAAGGGCCACTTCACCGTCTACGGTGATTCGTTCGAGTCGGTCGACGCGCTCATCGAGGCGACTCGGGAGTCGGAGCTAACGTCGTCGGTCGCCGAGATGCAGCGACGGTACGAGTTCGAACACCGCGGGCCGACGCCGGGGAACACGACGAAGGAACTGTTCGTCGAGTACGAGCCGCGGAACACGATCAGCGACGGCCTCGTCTCCCAGGGATTCCTCCAGGACGCTCCCGTCCGGATTCGCGACGGACTGGAGTACTGGTCGGTGTTCGTCGACGAAACCGATCGAGACGCGCTCAACGAGCGCCTCGAGGCGATACGAACGGAGTACGGCGCGGAGATCAGCGTGACCAAGATCTACTCGCACGAGTCCCGATCCGCGGACATCCCGCGACGGGTCGACACGCTCTCGGAGCGTCAGCGCGAGATCTACGAACTCGCCTGCGAGCACGACTACTACGCGTGGCCCCGCGAGATCACGACCCGGGAACTCGCCGACCAGGCCGGTCTCGCGAAGACGACGCTCCTCGAGCACCTCCGGAAAGCCGAGGCGAAACTGCTCAATCCGGACGACGACGTCGACTCGCTGTGA
- a CDS encoding proline dehydrogenase family protein gives MIPPVASKFVAGETAGGALDHVAVLNRRNVSGILNLLGEHYHDPASAISDTNAYIELIDEIAATDVDACVSVKPSQIGLDMGDEEFEANLTKIADRGAERGVFVWVDMEDHTTTDVTLDVFESLARRHDGGERSDGTRSSSDRWSDGGMGLCVQANLKRTREDLERLADVPGKVRLVKGAYDEPADVAYTEKERVDEVYREHLEYMFEQFEDGIAIGSHDPAMIAHVRQLHRTHGTPYEVQMLMGVRTEAQYELASDDVTVYQYIPYGDRWMSYFYRRLRERKENVLFALRAIVS, from the coding sequence ATGATTCCGCCAGTCGCGAGCAAGTTCGTCGCCGGCGAAACAGCCGGCGGAGCGCTCGACCACGTTGCGGTACTCAACCGACGGAACGTCTCGGGCATTCTCAACCTTCTCGGCGAACACTACCACGATCCCGCCAGCGCCATTTCGGACACGAACGCGTACATCGAACTGATCGACGAGATCGCTGCGACGGACGTCGACGCCTGCGTCTCGGTGAAACCGTCCCAGATCGGCCTCGATATGGGCGACGAGGAGTTCGAAGCGAACCTCACGAAGATCGCCGACCGCGGCGCCGAACGCGGCGTCTTCGTCTGGGTCGATATGGAAGATCACACGACGACCGACGTCACGCTCGACGTCTTCGAGTCGCTCGCCCGCCGTCACGACGGCGGTGAGCGTTCCGACGGAACGCGATCCTCGTCGGACCGATGGTCCGACGGCGGAATGGGGCTCTGCGTGCAGGCGAACCTCAAACGAACTCGCGAGGACTTGGAGCGTCTCGCCGACGTTCCGGGAAAGGTTCGACTCGTCAAGGGTGCGTACGACGAACCGGCGGACGTCGCCTACACGGAGAAAGAACGCGTCGACGAGGTCTACCGCGAGCACCTCGAGTACATGTTCGAACAGTTCGAGGACGGGATCGCGATCGGCAGCCACGATCCGGCCATGATCGCACACGTCCGACAGCTTCATCGAACGCACGGAACGCCGTACGAGGTGCAGATGCTGATGGGCGTCCGGACCGAAGCCCAGTACGAACTGGCGAGTGACGACGTGACGGTCTACCAGTACATCCCCTACGGCGACAGGTGGATGTCCTACTTCTATCGGCGCCTCCGTGAGCGCAAGGAGAACGTCCTGTTCGCGCTGCGAGCGATCGTCAGCTAG
- a CDS encoding universal stress protein, giving the protein MQFLVGTDSVHTTAAICNYLERRATPEDDVSVIAAFPPDDRSVRRDGQEALNVAPVRLATVGRVETDLREGEPVSIVLEAADEVDADEIIVGSRGGTPGSAAAVGSSTQDLLEDASWPVVVVPIPELD; this is encoded by the coding sequence ATGCAGTTTCTCGTCGGCACTGACTCCGTACACACGACCGCAGCGATCTGTAACTACCTCGAGCGGCGAGCGACTCCCGAGGACGACGTCAGCGTGATCGCCGCGTTCCCACCCGACGACCGGAGCGTCCGACGTGACGGGCAGGAGGCGCTGAACGTCGCACCCGTTCGCCTCGCGACCGTCGGAAGAGTCGAGACCGACCTCCGGGAGGGAGAGCCCGTGTCGATCGTTCTCGAGGCCGCCGACGAGGTCGACGCCGACGAGATCATCGTCGGTTCCCGCGGCGGTACGCCGGGGTCGGCCGCGGCGGTCGGGTCGTCGACGCAGGATCTTCTCGAGGATGCGTCGTGGCCAGTCGTCGTCGTTCCGATCCCCGAACTCGACTGA
- a CDS encoding proline racemase family protein: MQTNTLIETLDTHTAGEPTRIVTSGVDRSQIRGGSVADQRDRFAESHDWLRELLMCEPRGHDDMFGAVPAEPRADEADVGLFFMDSRGYLDMCGHGTIGAVTALIETGQLAHRETVIVETPAGLVRTHPTMVDGRIGRVAIENVDSFVYDAVTVSVEYDGAVRSIPVDVVFAGNAFALVDTDGIGVAVEPERADEFVELGLAVRRAVNDRLEITHPFTGERDEVSIVECYERGEDADRNVVVFGDGQVDRSPCGTGTCAKMTLLHHEGELAVEEPYRYESIIGTRFSGRLLEATSRKGITITTPEVTGSAHITGQHTFLRDERDDLASFSLSTATGGD; the protein is encoded by the coding sequence ATGCAGACCAACACACTCATCGAAACGCTCGATACCCACACGGCGGGCGAACCAACTCGTATCGTCACGAGCGGCGTCGACAGATCACAGATTCGCGGCGGCAGCGTCGCCGACCAGCGCGACCGGTTCGCCGAGAGCCACGACTGGCTGCGCGAGCTACTGATGTGCGAACCGCGCGGTCACGACGACATGTTCGGCGCCGTCCCGGCCGAGCCTCGAGCCGACGAGGCCGACGTCGGACTGTTCTTCATGGACAGTCGCGGCTACCTCGACATGTGCGGGCACGGAACCATCGGCGCCGTGACGGCGCTGATCGAAACCGGGCAGCTCGCACACCGCGAGACGGTGATCGTCGAAACGCCGGCTGGCCTCGTTCGCACTCACCCGACGATGGTCGACGGACGCATCGGACGGGTCGCGATCGAGAACGTCGACTCCTTCGTTTACGACGCCGTGACGGTCTCGGTCGAGTACGACGGGGCGGTCCGCTCGATCCCCGTCGACGTCGTCTTCGCCGGCAACGCGTTCGCGCTGGTCGACACCGACGGGATCGGGGTGGCGGTCGAGCCCGAACGCGCCGACGAATTCGTCGAACTCGGACTCGCCGTCCGCCGCGCCGTCAACGACAGGCTCGAGATCACGCACCCGTTTACGGGCGAGCGAGACGAGGTGTCGATCGTCGAGTGCTACGAGCGCGGCGAGGACGCGGATCGGAACGTCGTCGTCTTCGGCGACGGCCAGGTGGATCGGTCCCCCTGCGGCACGGGCACCTGCGCCAAGATGACGCTGCTCCACCACGAGGGCGAGCTAGCGGTCGAAGAACCGTATCGATACGAGAGCATCATCGGCACGCGGTTCTCGGGACGGCTCCTCGAGGCCACCTCGCGGAAGGGGATCACGATAACGACGCCCGAGGTGACCGGCTCCGCTCACATCACCGGCCAGCACACGTTCCTCAGGGACGAGCGCGACGACCTGGCCAGCTTTTCGCTTTCGACCGCGACCGGGGGCGACTGA
- a CDS encoding DegT/DnrJ/EryC1/StrS family aminotransferase, protein MSDEIPLFEIAWDERDVKNAVDSITRGSFWANGPYIEEFESGLEAYLGVEHAVTVNSGTTALVAALEAHGIGEGDEVIVPAFTFIATANAVRLAGARPVFADIESETYGLDPAAVAENVTEDTAAIMPIHPYGAPCRIGALADIASDANVPLIEDAAEAFGSEYRGRALGTIGDTATLSFCQNKVLPTGEGGAVVTDDDELARRLERFRSHGRASEDYFSSAGSGDYVALGTNVRMSDLVASVGCAQLEKVDELIAERRRVAARYTAGLTDAPGVEPHTAVDGDTHVYQLFTVTLGADVDRDAVIDTLAERSIASKVYWDPPVHLTHAYRERYGYERGLLPVTEGVSERVLSLPIHPELRNREVDRIVAAVRDGVERGRAASVTARAASQPLDDDDARTER, encoded by the coding sequence ATGAGCGACGAAATCCCGTTGTTCGAAATCGCCTGGGACGAACGTGACGTAAAGAACGCGGTCGACTCGATCACGCGCGGCTCGTTCTGGGCCAACGGTCCCTACATCGAAGAGTTCGAATCCGGTCTCGAGGCCTATCTCGGCGTCGAACACGCGGTGACGGTCAACTCCGGGACGACGGCGCTGGTCGCTGCCCTCGAGGCTCACGGAATCGGGGAAGGCGACGAGGTCATCGTCCCCGCATTCACGTTCATCGCGACGGCGAACGCCGTTCGCCTCGCCGGTGCGCGACCGGTATTCGCGGACATCGAGTCGGAGACGTACGGCCTCGATCCGGCCGCCGTCGCCGAGAACGTCACCGAAGACACGGCTGCCATCATGCCGATTCACCCGTACGGTGCGCCCTGTCGGATCGGCGCCCTCGCCGACATTGCTTCCGACGCGAACGTTCCGCTGATCGAGGACGCGGCCGAGGCGTTCGGGAGCGAGTATCGCGGGCGCGCGCTCGGAACGATCGGCGACACCGCGACGCTGAGTTTCTGCCAGAACAAGGTCCTTCCGACCGGAGAGGGCGGCGCCGTCGTCACCGACGACGACGAACTCGCCCGGCGACTCGAGCGATTCCGCTCGCACGGGCGCGCTTCCGAGGACTACTTCAGTTCAGCCGGGAGCGGCGACTACGTCGCACTCGGCACGAACGTGCGAATGTCCGACCTCGTAGCGTCCGTCGGCTGTGCGCAACTCGAGAAGGTCGACGAACTCATCGCGGAGCGCCGACGGGTCGCAGCGCGCTACACCGCGGGATTGACCGACGCACCCGGCGTCGAACCACACACGGCCGTCGACGGAGATACGCACGTCTACCAGCTCTTTACCGTGACACTTGGCGCGGACGTGGATCGCGACGCCGTTATCGACACGTTAGCCGAACGGAGTATCGCCTCGAAGGTCTACTGGGATCCGCCGGTTCACCTAACGCACGCCTACCGGGAGCGCTACGGTTACGAACGGGGCCTCCTTCCGGTAACGGAAGGGGTTAGTGAGCGCGTTCTCTCCCTGCCGATTCATCCGGAACTTCGGAACCGCGAGGTCGATCGTATCGTCGCCGCCGTTCGCGACGGAGTCGAACGCGGACGAGCCGCATCGGTGACCGCTCGAGCCGCGAGCCAACCCCTCGACGATGACGACGCTCGGACGGAACGGTAA